The sequence GGATAACTGGCTGGCTCAGCTACCCCGTCTACACACACTTCGAGTTGGCCACAATCGCATCCACCACATTTCCACGGCGGCCTTCCACAATGCCTCCCAGCTTGCTCACCTGGATCTGTCCTCCAACAAGCTGCACACGGTGGAAAAACATTTTTTCCAGGAGCTGATAAACCTGCAGGAGCTGCTGCTTTACAACAACCAGATAGTGCGTGTGGACAGTGAAGCCTTGCACAGGCTCAGCAATGTGCGGAAGGTATACCTCAGCTGGAACCAGTTAACCGATTTCCCATTCAGTGCCTTGCAGGAGGGCAGCCTGCCTCAGCTCAAGATAATGGATATCTCATCTAACAGGCTCTCTTCCATCCCTGTTGACAAGGTGACTGCATTGCCTCAGACCATTAAAAATGGCCTTTACCTGCACAACAACCCTTTCATGTGTGACTGCACTCTGTACAATATGTTCCTGCACTGGGAGAACAATGGCTTTAATTCTGTTCACGATTTCCGAGAGGAGCACACTTGCCTGGCCCTTAGACAGCCCAAGGCCATCCTCCGCTTCCTGAAGCACCGCAAGATGTTTGAAAACTGTACCTTACCGTATGGTCTGATCAATATGGCGGATGACAGCTTCAGGGGAGTGGTGGGGGAACCGCTGATGATCAGCTGCAACACCAGCTTGCAGGATGCACAGACAACTTACCAGTGGATCTCACCAAACAGAGAACTCATCATGTATACCAACAGTGTTAACAAGACATTTAAACTCTACTCCAATGGCAGCTTGGAGATCCGCAAGGTCCAAAAAGAGCATTCTGGTGTATACACATGCCTTGCAAAGAACAAGCGGCTGATGCGCAATGAGTCCCGAGAGGTCAATGTGACTGTGCATTACGAGAAGCATGATGCGGAGGGCTTCAACACAGGTCTCACCACACTTCTCGGCTGTGTGGTGAGCCTGGTCCTGGTGCTCATGTACTTGTACTTGACTCCATGCCGTTGCTGGTGTAGACCAGCACAAGCTCCCTCCCTGCCAAATGAGTGCAGCGCCCAGTCTTCCATTCTGACCGCCACCCCACCCTGCAACGAAGACACTGGCCGCAAAGCCAGCAGTGGCAAACATGTGGTGTTCCTGGAGCCAGTAAAGGACAGCCAGAATGGAAAGATTCGCCTTGCAGTAAGCGAGGAGTTCCCAGAGATCAAAAATCCCAAAATCCTGCAGCTGAAGACGGACTCGGATTCCACCAGCTCCATCTTTTCAGATACTTCGATTACGCAATAGACTCAAAAGGTGAAAAGACATCTGGTGCTTCAGAACAGGAGGCTTTTCTAAAAAGTACATACATCCTGAGTTGATGGTCCAATGAGAATAACAGAGGGATGTTATACTCTAGTACTCTTTACAAAGAGCAGAATGTACTGTTGACAGTTTACAAGTAATTCTTCCCATGACCACTTAATAGAGAAGCAATACCCTACAGTGGGAAAGCTGATTATAGCTCTTTGTTCATATCACACATGCTTAAGTTTGGATCTCCACTTTCATCCTGCTGCCTTGCGTTTGGCATTGGATTGTTCCCAGGCAATCACCAGGACAGTAATTATTAAAAAGCAATGATGGGTGAGGCTGGGAGATTGAATCATGAGTTTTTAAATGAAGGAAATGCCTATTCTTCAACTATATTGTGTCCTTAGTACATGTGTATACTGTATTTAACAAACACTCTCAGAGCCATTTCATGTTTGCTGCAATGATGTAATCCTCATAGGACATGGGTTTATAATAAATGATTCTGTTAATTTTTATCCGAGCATACCTGATGTGTTGAGTATTATAGGTGAATAGCAGTAAGGGAGGGCAATTATTGCAATATCAAACCTATGACTCTGATTTTATttcagtgacttgaaataaaattACTTACTTATTACTTAAAATCTAAATGCGACTGCAAGCAGAGGGTACAACTATTATATAGTATGGATAAAGACAagcagagtgggacagggagtttAACCTTAATTGTGCATTGATGAATTGATCAACACAAGGATTAGCAGCAAAAAGAAATTAAAAATTCTTTATCTGAAAAACCAAAACATCCACAATAAAATGGATTAATAATTGGCACAAATAGAGCTAAATCACTTAGGCCCCTTAGCAGTTGATCTCCATATATACTGGGACAAACAAATGGGCAAGAATGGTATAGAAGATGAGTTTATAGAACATTTTGTGACAGTTTTCAGCAGCAAGTTGTGCTACAAACGGTATAGTCATCATAAATCTAGTATTGTAGAATTATGCAGAGTTAGGTCATAGGAAAAGATCAGTGAGAAATAGTGATCGTAATATAACTGAATTCCGTATTAAGTTTGGAATTGTTTACTCCAATAAAAAAATCTTAAAAGGGATTAGGGATGACTGACGAAAGTTGATGGAATAAATAGATGAAAATGGTGATAAATGAGGAGTGAGAAAAACATAAAGAAACAATTCCAAATGTTCAAAAATACATTCCCCTGAAAAAGCTAAAACTCAGCAAGAAAGACATGAATCACTCAAAGTTAAGGACACCATTAGATTAAAGAGTTGGCTTCTGATGCTGAAAAGGACAGCAGCAAGTGTGAAAACTGAAAATATTTCATAAATCAACAATGGGAGCCACCAAAAAGTTGAtcaaaaggggaaaaaaatggGAGTATAAATTAGCTAGGAAATTAAAAAGGGCTTTAATAGGTAAATAAAAAGCAAAAGAGCAGCTGAAGTAAATGCTGGTCCAATGGAAACAGAGACAGGATCAATTATGATCAGGAATAATGAAATCACAGAGgcattgaacaaatattttgtgtctatcttcacAGCAGAAGACATAAGTTGCATACCAGAAAGAGAGTGTAAGTTAGGGACTGAAAAGAGAGGGGAAACAAATTAAGGATATAAATATTAGCAGAGAGAAAGTTTGGGGAAACTAAAGAGACGAAAATCCAATAAATCAATCGCATTGAATGGTCTTCATCCCAGGATTCTAAGAGGTTAGCTGCGGAGGTAGTGGGCATGCTTGGtatgattttccaaaattccttagATTTGGGAGCAGTCCCAGTAAATTGGAAACACTGATTCTCAGGAGGGAGAGCAAAAACAAGGAACAACAGGCAAATGTGCCTAACATCAGTTTTTGAGAGCTTATTATTAAGGAAGTCTTAACAATAAATACAAGCATACAAATTAggagcccttcaagcctgctccatcattcaatcaaatCAGGACTGATCGATTTATGCTCCGAATTCCACCTTCCCATCTACTCCAAAAAATCTTTAAGATTCGCTTGTTGGACAAGAATCTAGTCTgtgttaaaaatattcaatgacaccACCTCTACCACTTTAAGACAAAGAGTTCCAAAGTTGTACAAAGTCACAGAAAAATATTCTCCTTTCTGTTCTAAAAGGGCAAACCTTAATTTTAAAACACAGGCAACTAGCCTAGGTTCATCCACAAGAGGAAATGTCATTTCCACATTAAACTTGTCAAAACCAACAAACTTATTCAGCATTTCCTTTAAAGATTTAATCAGTAGGGTAAATGAATGGGAATCAGAAGATGTACTATAGCtaaatttccaaaaggcatttgataaactgCACACCAGAAGGTTAGTTGCAAGATAAAATTCATGGTATTGGGGTAATTTATATTAGTTTGGGTAAGGATTAGTTAATGCACAGGAGATAAAGAATAGGCATAAATGGACAAATTCACATAGGCAGCCTATGGGCCAGTAGTATTCCACAAGGATCAATATTTGAACCTCAGTTATTTATAATTGATATTAATAATCTAGGTGAAGAGACAGAGAGCAATGCAAGCAAGTCTGCCGATGATACAAGGTTAAAGAgaaatttgtgggcggcacggtggcacagtggttagcactgctgcctcacagcgccagagacccaggttcaattcctgcctcaggcgactgactgtgtggagtttgcacgttctccctgtgtctgcgtgggtttcctccgggtgctccggtttcctcccacagtccaaagatgtgcaggtcaggtgaattggccatgctaaattgcccgcagtgttaggtaaggggcaaatgtaggggtatgggcgggttgcgcttcggcggggcggtgtggacttgttgggccgaagagcctgtttccacactgtaatataatctaatttaaGTTGTGGGGTTGACACTGAGACTGCATAAAGATGTAAACAAGTTTAAGTGGATGGGTAGGTTATTCACCTTGGTGAAGAACAAAAAAACCTTTTTAACTTATTGTGAAACTTGTTGGTGTTCAAGCAGACTTGGGTGTGCTCATACAAAGAATACAGTTAGTTAGGATACAAATAACAGAAAACGACAAGATTATCTCTTATGCAAGGGACTGGAAatcaagaataaagaaatttcagTACAATTGTACAACTGCTGGCTTGGCTGTCAGCACAGCAgacattcttttcttttcacaGCTAACAGTTACAGGTACAGTACGTATATTTTACATTTCCAACTCTTCTTTATCACCATTATCATATCTTTGTCTTTTGCTCTGAACTCCTTCACTGTCTGTATTATTTGCACTTCTTACCCTTCGATCTACACCATAAAAGCCCATATTTCCAGTCTCCTGCCAGTCCTGGagaagtcatattggacttgaaacgctaactctgtttttctctctctagaGATACCACCAGTCCTGTTGTGCTTCTTCAGtgctttctggttttgtttcagatttcctcaCAGTATTTTGATTTGATACAGTTGTATTATGGGGTTTTTGAAAGACAATGCCTGGATTAGAGCATCTAGTTTTGTGGAGACTTGCATTTGAGACAATAAAGCAAGGGTTCACTAGATTAGTTCCTGGGATGAGAGGGCTGCCATTTGATGAAAGGCTGAGTAAATTGGGTCTATATTATAGagtatggaaacggacccttcagtcctctctggaatttagacgGATGAAAAGTAACCTCATTGAAATGTACACAGTTCTGAGGGGTTTTGACAGGCTATTTGCTGGGAAATCGTTTCTACAGCTCAGGGACTCTAAAACATGGGCATATCTCAGGATAAGGAGACAGGCTATTTACAACAAATAAGGACAAATTACTTCAAGCAATGGGTTGCAATTTTTCAGAATTCTCTATCCGAGGGGGCTGGGGAGATTCCTTCGCTGAATACATTTCAGGCTGAGATAGACTTTTTTTTTGATTTTCATGAATCACTATCACAAGTCAGCTCACTcaggaaatcagagttaaagtctAACATTGACGATGATCGTATTGAAAGGTGCAGCCACCTCGATAGACTACCTGGTCTACTattgcttgtttttttttaatgtgaggaGTGGACTTAGTTTCTTTAGTCAGAGAAAAGAAGAATGACAGCTGCTGGAATACCCCTTTTGAAATATCTGCAATCATACATTTATTTTCTCTCAAATTCGTTTTTTTCAATTCTTTGTTTAAATATTTTGAAGACTTTTAAGCAGAACAATGAGGGAAATTATGGCTGAGGAATGGTCCTATTTCAGGAGCAAGAATTCCCTTTGTACACCGACACACGTCACTCACATTTCCAGATTCAAAATCAAGCAGTCACTGTAGCACCAGGACCCTACTTTGATTTCCTACATATATAATCTGTTGTCtctaaatgagaaaaggtgagaggagggggacagaaggaacaggagaacatgatatgagagagacagagagagagagagagagagagagagagagagaacatgatatgagagagagagagagagagagagagagagagagagagagagaacatgatatgagagagagagagagagagagagagagagagagagagagagaacatgatatgagagagagagagagagagagagagagagagagagagagagagagagaaaattcaGGGcatagcgagagagagggggaagagagataatatgaatgaaagaatgaattagGGGGAATTTACTGCTCTGGAAATGTTGCATTGATATTTATAGTCCTTGAATGAATTGTAATACTGGCCAACAAGAAAGAGTGATGAGAAAATCAGAGTGCCAGAAGGTGTAGAATTGGAACTCCCTACGTGTTGGGTATACACATGCAGATTTCCAGGGAAAGGCTATATTTCACTCTCTAGTGCATGAAGCAGCTTTCTATTGTGTCGTGTCATCTTCCCTTCCCGCTGCAACTGTTTCTGACTGCTCTCCTTATAGAATATTTTCACACTTATACTTAACAAGGGGCAATGCTCACTGCCAGAAGTACTAAGTATCACAGTTTAAACTACAAATCTATCTTCACCAGCTTCTGAATATGTCCATTAGATAAAAACAGCTAACTGTTAAGTGATAGTGGTCATCAACATTGACCTGTGCACAGGCCTTTTACTGACACTTGCAATAGGGATGAACACGACAATCATTTATGCAGCACTGGAAACCCATCGAATCCTCCTGAAACTGCCCACTTTTTAATCACTTCCAGAACCAGCCCCACAGGGACTTGAATAGGTTACAAAGTGCACTGCATAAAAGATCCCCTGATCAAACCTAATTTAATTAATGCACTAAAAATGAAAGTGTTCATAGCCTCCAAGCTTAATTCACACTTGTATC comes from Chiloscyllium punctatum isolate Juve2018m chromosome 12, sChiPun1.3, whole genome shotgun sequence and encodes:
- the amigo3 gene encoding amphoterin-induced protein 3, encoding MCIPGMVTPVLWLLVTELLMSESFSQRAGDRLHMCPGVCICASDLMSCVSRSLSLVPPGLPATATSLDLSHNNLHRLQDNWLAQLPRLHTLRVGHNRIHHISTAAFHNASQLAHLDLSSNKLHTVEKHFFQELINLQELLLYNNQIVRVDSEALHRLSNVRKVYLSWNQLTDFPFSALQEGSLPQLKIMDISSNRLSSIPVDKVTALPQTIKNGLYLHNNPFMCDCTLYNMFLHWENNGFNSVHDFREEHTCLALRQPKAILRFLKHRKMFENCTLPYGLINMADDSFRGVVGEPLMISCNTSLQDAQTTYQWISPNRELIMYTNSVNKTFKLYSNGSLEIRKVQKEHSGVYTCLAKNKRLMRNESREVNVTVHYEKHDAEGFNTGLTTLLGCVVSLVLVLMYLYLTPCRCWCRPAQAPSLPNECSAQSSILTATPPCNEDTGRKASSGKHVVFLEPVKDSQNGKIRLAVSEEFPEIKNPKILQLKTDSDSTSSIFSDTSITQ